Proteins encoded within one genomic window of Sphingomonas sp. NBWT7:
- a CDS encoding response regulator → MNVLFIEDDRMNRRVVRDMLDVAGASMTEAESAEEGLRILDAQDFDMLLVDLRMPGMDGITAITHIRARGDAKGRVPIIVVTADIAADLRERCLAAGANDVIFKPVAMDNLFDAMGRVLAASDDDLLA, encoded by the coding sequence ATGAACGTCCTCTTCATCGAGGACGACCGGATGAACCGCCGGGTCGTTCGCGATATGCTCGACGTGGCCGGCGCGTCGATGACCGAAGCCGAAAGCGCGGAAGAGGGGCTGCGTATCCTCGATGCGCAGGATTTCGACATGCTGTTGGTCGACCTTCGCATGCCCGGCATGGACGGTATAACCGCGATCACCCACATCCGCGCGCGCGGCGATGCAAAGGGCCGGGTGCCGATCATCGTCGTCACCGCCGATATCGCCGCGGACCTGCGTGAGCGCTGCCTTGCCGCCGGCGCGAACGACGTGATCTTCAAGCCGGTGGCGATGGACAATCTGTTCGACGCGATGGGTCGGGTTCTCGCTGCGAGCGACGACGATCTGCTCGCCTGA
- a CDS encoding M48 family metallopeptidase, with product MIAVLLLAAAPAPAAGLDASALEALRAIDLRLATIAHRLVIGNVALCRDRSPATGLVLHAATQYDAATAGAARATFGFSTPIAVEAVVAGSAGARAGIAANDGIVALEETKLVATATPPSSIDRDRALDLFEQASSPVRVTIDRGGARRPVAIDAPAACRARFEVLLGPEMTAQSDGRIVQIGVRFFERYRDDEVAVVVAHELAHTILRHRVRLEAAGVKGGLLGELGRNARLGQQAETEADELGVALLYNAGYDVASAARFWRERGGDIDGGLFRSRTHPATKQRIEAIERAAAAVPARRPYLPAILATRDQPFGK from the coding sequence GTGATTGCCGTTTTGCTACTCGCCGCTGCACCCGCGCCTGCCGCGGGTCTCGATGCTTCCGCGCTCGAGGCGTTGCGCGCGATCGATCTGCGGCTCGCGACGATCGCGCATCGGCTTGTAATCGGCAATGTCGCGCTGTGTCGCGATCGCTCTCCGGCGACCGGGCTCGTGCTCCACGCCGCCACGCAATATGACGCGGCAACCGCGGGCGCGGCCCGCGCCACCTTCGGCTTCTCGACGCCGATCGCGGTCGAGGCCGTCGTCGCCGGTTCGGCGGGTGCGCGCGCGGGGATCGCGGCGAATGACGGGATCGTCGCGCTCGAGGAGACAAAGCTCGTCGCGACCGCAACGCCGCCGTCGAGCATCGATCGCGATCGGGCGCTCGACCTGTTCGAGCAGGCTTCCAGTCCGGTGCGCGTCACCATCGATCGCGGCGGCGCCCGGCGACCGGTCGCAATCGATGCGCCGGCCGCATGCCGCGCGCGCTTCGAGGTGCTGCTCGGACCGGAGATGACGGCGCAGTCGGATGGTCGCATCGTGCAGATCGGCGTGCGCTTCTTCGAACGCTATCGCGACGACGAGGTCGCCGTCGTCGTTGCGCATGAACTCGCGCATACGATTCTGCGTCATCGCGTGCGGCTCGAGGCGGCGGGTGTGAAGGGCGGGCTGCTCGGTGAATTAGGCCGCAACGCGCGGCTCGGGCAGCAGGCGGAGACCGAGGCGGACGAGCTAGGCGTCGCGCTACTGTATAACGCCGGTTATGACGTGGCGTCGGCGGCACGTTTCTGGCGGGAGCGCGGCGGCGATATCGATGGCGGGCTGTTCCGCAGCCGCACGCATCCCGCGACCAAGCAACGCATCGAGGCGATCGAGCGGGCCGCTGCTGCGGTACCGGCGCGCCGCCCCTATTTGCCCGCGATCCTCGCGACGCGCGATCAGCCGTTCGGCAAGTAG
- a CDS encoding FKBP-type peptidyl-prolyl cis-trans isomerase has protein sequence MSTVTAVPIAPVKRSYVLWLIVGIVAAFAAAAALAFQGDDFLTRNARQKGVLTTASGLQYQVLTPGSGAKPTDSDVALVMYEGKLLDGTIFDKSQQPTPFPVTGVVKGFSEGLKLMPKGAKYRFWIKPELGYGAETKGPIPGNSTLVFDVELLDFLPEAVIRQMQQQQMMGGGATGAGGPAGAGMPGGR, from the coding sequence ATGTCGACCGTCACCGCCGTTCCGATCGCCCCGGTAAAGCGCAGCTATGTCCTCTGGCTGATCGTGGGCATCGTCGCGGCGTTCGCTGCAGCGGCGGCGCTCGCGTTCCAGGGTGACGATTTCCTGACGCGCAATGCGCGGCAGAAGGGCGTGCTGACGACAGCGTCGGGGCTGCAATATCAGGTTCTGACGCCGGGATCGGGTGCGAAGCCGACCGACAGTGACGTTGCGCTGGTGATGTACGAGGGCAAGCTGCTCGACGGCACCATTTTCGACAAGTCGCAGCAGCCGACGCCGTTTCCGGTTACTGGCGTGGTTAAGGGCTTCTCTGAAGGCCTGAAGCTGATGCCGAAGGGGGCGAAGTACCGCTTCTGGATTAAGCCGGAGCTGGGCTATGGCGCGGAAACCAAGGGGCCGATCCCCGGGAATTCGACGCTGGTGTTCGACGTCGAACTGCTCGATTTCCTGCCCGAGGCGGTGATTCGGCAGATGCAGCAGCAGCAGATGATGGGCGGCGGGGCGACCGGTGCTGGCGGGCCGGCTGGTGCAGGAATGCCCGGCGGTCGCTGA
- the rpsU gene encoding 30S ribosomal protein S21, which produces MQIIVRDNNVDQALRALKKKLQREGVYREMKLRRHYEKPSEKRARERAAAVRRARKLDRKRAERDGAR; this is translated from the coding sequence ATGCAGATCATCGTTCGCGACAACAATGTCGATCAGGCCCTGCGCGCGCTCAAGAAGAAGCTGCAGCGCGAAGGCGTGTACCGCGAGATGAAGCTTCGCCGTCACTATGAGAAGCCGTCGGAGAAGCGTGCGCGTGAGCGTGCCGCGGCGGTGCGTCGGGCCCGCAAGCTCGACCGCAAGCGCGCGGAGCGTGACGGCGCGCGGTAA
- the cysS gene encoding cysteine--tRNA ligase: MTPISLYDSLSRSMQPFVPRDPALGARVYSCGPTVYNYAHVGNLRAYVFTDTLSRVLTWKGLKLTHVINITDVGHLTSDADAGDDKMEAAARSSGKDIWAIARHYTDAFKQNLADLNIRMPTHLPLATDHVAEMIDFAIAIEARHCYRLDSGLYFDVSTVPDYGRLARSAEDAGEGRIDPVAGKRHPQDFAIWRTSPPGEDRQMEWDSPWGRGAPGWHLECSVMSQKYLGPSFDIHTGGIDHREIHHPNEIAQNQAHCGCADSGAAFWMHNNFLVDRTGKMSKSSGEFLTLKALTDRGFHPLAYRMLCLQAQYRSELEFSWDSLLAAQVRLKRLVQAIEGLRARADAPAKGDATAYRAQLDAAVSDDLNTPKALPVLDALVADKKLSPGVRLAALTDFAEVLGLPLNLLTRRDLRARPAQAAIDEASIGAHLAARRAAREAKDFAASDAIRDTLIAQGVEVMDGDPLGWDWRVAV, translated from the coding sequence ATGACGCCGATTTCGCTCTACGACAGCCTCTCGCGCTCGATGCAGCCGTTTGTGCCGCGCGATCCCGCCCTTGGCGCCCGTGTCTATTCCTGCGGGCCGACGGTCTATAATTACGCGCATGTCGGCAACCTGCGCGCCTATGTCTTTACCGATACCCTGTCGCGCGTCCTGACGTGGAAGGGTCTGAAGCTCACTCACGTCATCAATATCACCGATGTCGGCCACCTAACGTCGGATGCCGATGCCGGCGACGACAAGATGGAAGCCGCGGCGAGAAGCAGCGGTAAGGATATTTGGGCGATCGCAAGGCATTACACCGACGCCTTCAAACAGAATCTTGCCGATCTCAACATCCGCATGCCTACCCATCTGCCGCTCGCTACCGATCACGTTGCGGAGATGATCGACTTCGCCATCGCGATCGAAGCACGCCACTGCTACCGATTGGACAGCGGGCTGTACTTCGACGTCAGTACCGTGCCCGATTACGGTAGGCTTGCGCGATCCGCAGAGGATGCCGGCGAAGGGCGGATCGATCCAGTCGCGGGCAAGCGGCACCCGCAGGATTTCGCGATTTGGCGCACGAGCCCGCCGGGCGAGGACCGCCAGATGGAGTGGGATTCGCCGTGGGGACGCGGCGCGCCGGGCTGGCATCTCGAATGCTCGGTGATGAGCCAGAAGTATCTCGGGCCGTCGTTCGACATCCATACCGGCGGGATCGATCACCGCGAGATTCATCACCCCAACGAGATCGCACAGAATCAAGCGCATTGCGGCTGCGCCGATAGTGGCGCGGCCTTCTGGATGCATAACAACTTCCTCGTCGATCGTACGGGAAAGATGAGCAAATCGTCCGGCGAGTTCCTGACGCTGAAGGCGCTCACCGACCGCGGTTTCCATCCGCTCGCCTATCGCATGCTGTGCCTTCAGGCGCAGTACCGCAGCGAACTCGAATTCTCTTGGGACAGCCTCTTGGCGGCGCAGGTACGGCTGAAACGGCTCGTTCAGGCGATCGAAGGGCTGCGTGCGCGCGCCGACGCACCGGCGAAGGGCGATGCAACAGCGTACCGCGCGCAGCTCGACGCGGCGGTGTCGGACGATCTCAATACGCCCAAGGCGCTGCCGGTCCTCGATGCGCTCGTCGCGGACAAGAAGCTGTCGCCGGGCGTGCGCCTCGCGGCTTTGACGGACTTCGCCGAGGTACTGGGGCTACCGCTCAATCTCCTGACGCGCCGTGACCTGCGTGCGCGTCCTGCCCAAGCCGCGATCGATGAAGCGTCAATCGGCGCGCATCTGGCGGCACGGCGGGCAGCGCGCGAGGCGAAGGATTTCGCCGCGTCCGATGCGATTCGCGACACGCTGATCGCGCAGGGCGTCGAGGTGATGGACGGCGATCCGCTCGGATGGGACTGGCGCGTCGCGGTGTGA
- a CDS encoding D-2-hydroxyacid dehydrogenase: MKAVLPALACPLLAPHLPDDLSVGWFTNADEANAMIADADIAWVDMNTAARVNAAIRCAGPNLKWVSTIFAGLDAFPLDVLRAKGAIVTNGVGINAYAVAEYAVLGVLAAAKRFDEVVRAHDRAEWLTDSPGKTELYETRALIVGYGAIGRAIGERLRGFGITVTGVTRSGSDGTLTPDQWRATLGDHDWVILAAPSTGETKAMIGREELAAMKPDAWLINIARGDMIDDDALLEALHGGTIGGAFLDPTAPEPLPADHPLWQAPNCMITMHLSGRSQTKMFQRAAALFLRNLKAFRAGTPMENVADLDRGY, from the coding sequence ATGAAAGCCGTTCTCCCCGCGCTCGCCTGCCCGCTTCTCGCGCCGCATCTTCCCGACGATCTGTCGGTGGGCTGGTTCACCAACGCGGACGAAGCCAATGCGATGATCGCCGATGCCGATATCGCCTGGGTCGACATGAACACCGCCGCGCGCGTCAATGCGGCGATCCGTTGCGCCGGCCCCAACCTCAAGTGGGTGTCGACGATCTTCGCGGGGCTCGACGCCTTTCCGCTCGACGTGCTGCGCGCGAAGGGTGCGATCGTTACCAACGGCGTCGGCATCAACGCTTATGCCGTGGCGGAATACGCCGTGCTGGGCGTTCTCGCCGCCGCAAAGCGCTTCGACGAGGTGGTGCGCGCGCACGACCGCGCCGAATGGCTGACCGACTCGCCCGGCAAGACCGAGCTGTACGAAACGCGCGCGCTGATCGTCGGCTATGGCGCCATCGGCCGCGCGATCGGCGAGCGTCTGCGCGGCTTCGGCATCACGGTAACCGGCGTCACCCGGTCGGGCAGCGACGGCACGCTGACGCCGGACCAGTGGCGCGCAACGCTTGGCGACCATGATTGGGTGATCCTGGCCGCCCCATCCACCGGCGAAACAAAGGCAATGATCGGCCGTGAAGAGCTCGCTGCGATGAAGCCGGACGCATGGCTGATCAACATCGCGCGCGGCGACATGATCGACGACGACGCATTGCTCGAGGCGCTGCACGGCGGCACGATCGGCGGCGCGTTCCTCGATCCGACCGCCCCCGAACCGCTGCCGGCGGATCATCCACTGTGGCAGGCGCCCAATTGCATGATCACCATGCATCTGTCGGGGCGCAGCCAGACCAAGATGTTCCAGCGCGCCGCCGCGCTGTTCCTGCGCAATCTGAAGGCGTTCCGCGCCGGCACGCCGATGGAGAATGTCGCCGATCTCGACCGCGGCTACTGA
- the wecC gene encoding UDP-N-acetyl-D-mannosamine dehydrogenase: MVTDGELKVVVLGLGYIGLPTAAVIARTGASVLGIDVHPSVVETVNSGKVHIEEVDLDGLVSGVVARGALRASMQIEPADVFVIAVPTPFSDDHSPNIGYVLKAATSIAAVLKAGDTVIVESTSPVGTTEQVRDLLATLRPDLRAPGVGEGADYAVAYCPERVLPGRILVELIDNDRVIGGITPRCARKALAFYRRFVRGACVTTTARAAEMTKLTENAFRDVNIAFANELSLVAETMGVDVWEVIRLANRHPRVNILQPGPGVGGHCIAVDPWFLVAADPENTPLIRTAREVNDGKTDRVIARASALIEANPGMPVAALGLAFKANIDDFRESPALKVALALAERYGSRLRIVEPYAAALPAAFERTGATLIDIDNAIESCPIMIVLVDHDIFRSVPLAERAAKQVFDTRGIWQDQPAPRTAPPLRIAV; encoded by the coding sequence ATGGTAACCGATGGTGAATTGAAGGTCGTCGTTCTCGGGCTCGGCTATATCGGCCTGCCGACCGCGGCGGTGATCGCGCGGACCGGCGCCAGCGTGCTCGGCATCGACGTACACCCGTCGGTCGTCGAAACGGTCAATTCGGGCAAGGTGCATATCGAGGAGGTCGATCTCGACGGCCTCGTATCGGGCGTCGTCGCGCGCGGTGCGCTGCGTGCGTCGATGCAGATCGAGCCCGCCGACGTGTTCGTCATCGCGGTGCCGACGCCCTTCTCCGACGATCATTCGCCCAACATCGGCTACGTGCTGAAGGCGGCGACGAGCATCGCGGCGGTGCTGAAGGCCGGCGATACGGTGATCGTCGAATCGACCTCTCCCGTCGGCACGACCGAGCAGGTGCGCGATCTGCTCGCCACGCTGCGTCCCGATCTGCGCGCGCCCGGGGTCGGCGAAGGCGCCGACTACGCGGTCGCCTATTGCCCCGAACGCGTCCTGCCCGGCCGCATCCTCGTCGAACTAATCGACAACGATCGCGTGATCGGCGGCATCACCCCGCGCTGCGCGCGCAAGGCGCTCGCCTTCTACCGCCGTTTCGTGCGCGGTGCTTGCGTCACCACCACCGCGCGCGCGGCGGAGATGACCAAGCTTACCGAAAATGCCTTTCGCGACGTCAATATCGCCTTCGCCAACGAACTCAGCCTCGTGGCCGAGACGATGGGCGTCGATGTATGGGAAGTGATCCGCCTCGCCAACCGCCACCCGCGCGTCAACATCCTGCAGCCCGGCCCCGGTGTCGGCGGCCATTGTATCGCGGTCGATCCCTGGTTCCTCGTCGCCGCCGATCCGGAGAATACGCCGCTGATTCGTACCGCGCGCGAGGTGAACGACGGCAAGACCGATCGCGTGATCGCCCGCGCCAGCGCGCTGATCGAGGCCAACCCGGGCATGCCGGTCGCGGCGCTAGGCCTCGCGTTCAAGGCGAACATCGACGATTTTCGTGAGAGTCCCGCCTTGAAAGTCGCGCTCGCGCTGGCAGAGCGCTACGGCTCGCGGCTGCGCATCGTCGAACCCTATGCCGCCGCGCTGCCCGCCGCGTTCGAGCGCACCGGCGCGACGCTGATCGACATCGATAACGCGATCGAGAGCTGCCCGATCATGATCGTCCTCGTCGATCACGATATCTTCCGCTCGGTACCGCTGGCCGAGCGTGCCGCGAAGCAAGTGTTCGACACACGCGGCATCTGGCAGGATCAGCCCGCACCGCGCACCGCGCCGCCGCTGCGGATCGCCGTCTAG
- a CDS encoding ATP-binding protein, whose protein sequence is MTSPRLRLAGLLAVPLLLTAASNPRAATDQRFEAMTAQIKAEMLANPNRAIAGAQGALAYGKRAKSPRMEATALWLLGEGYSRIVELDRARPLLAAARTLVETAAPGSQLHADILLSEGGVLNAAGEVGRALADLRQAHDLFVRSRDTRSQAKALIMIALVHANGNDHTGALRYFGEAREAYRVDRGLLVAIYNGRGSALKELGRLREASIELERALAIAREMKSPLLYALILSNLADVRLARHDLVAADRTIAQGLDLTRRPDAAAYRPIFIALAAQAAFERGQIARARDLIEQRFAGTDLAATMLPDRPAHDVAYRIYTRLGLSDRALPHLAALKRLDDQATATVRSTTAAIAGARFDFANQELRISQLKAADLQKSVAFEQARVRTQRLIFLGIAGATALIIALLGFGLFTLRRSRDALAVSNTKLGKALTAKTEFLATTSHEIRTPLNGILGMTQVMLADPKTDSATRDRLSVVHGAGVTMRALVDDILDVAKMETGKMTIEEAPADVRRTIVEAARMWEDQARAKGLSFTLDLSEGPAWVVTDPTRLRQIVFNLLSNAVKFTAAGTINVKGTIDGDRWRLSVADTGIGIAPDKHELIFEAFRQADAGTTRQFGGTGLGLSICRNLSRAMGGDVSVTSREGEGATFVLDLPHQAVVAPNAAPADGAGILVFDRNPITRAMFKALFGPVAGSVTFAGTSEEIDSALGAAVPCIILFDDATLRAVADPTALISALAARYANTRIVLLGPALGAAERATFAAAGIARFITRPIGRNLLVQAVFGDEPSESPLVHEAA, encoded by the coding sequence GTGACATCGCCTCGCCTGCGTTTGGCAGGTCTGCTGGCAGTACCGCTGCTGCTCACCGCCGCATCCAATCCGCGTGCCGCGACCGATCAGCGTTTCGAGGCGATGACGGCGCAGATCAAGGCCGAGATGCTCGCCAATCCCAATCGCGCCATCGCCGGCGCTCAGGGTGCGCTGGCCTATGGCAAGCGCGCCAAGTCGCCGCGAATGGAGGCGACCGCGCTGTGGCTGCTCGGTGAGGGCTATAGCCGGATCGTGGAACTGGATCGGGCGCGCCCGTTACTCGCGGCGGCGCGCACGCTGGTCGAGACCGCCGCGCCCGGCTCGCAGCTCCATGCCGACATTCTCCTGTCCGAAGGCGGCGTGCTGAATGCGGCAGGCGAGGTGGGCCGTGCGCTGGCCGATTTGCGACAGGCGCACGATCTTTTCGTCCGCTCGCGCGACACGCGTAGCCAGGCCAAGGCGTTGATCATGATCGCGCTGGTCCACGCCAACGGCAACGATCACACCGGTGCGCTGCGTTATTTCGGCGAGGCGCGAGAGGCCTATCGCGTCGATCGCGGGCTGCTGGTGGCGATCTACAACGGACGCGGATCGGCGCTGAAGGAGCTCGGCCGATTGCGCGAGGCGTCGATCGAGCTCGAGCGGGCGCTGGCGATCGCCCGCGAGATGAAGAGCCCGCTGCTCTACGCGCTGATCCTCAGCAATCTTGCCGATGTACGCTTGGCGCGTCACGATCTGGTCGCAGCCGACCGCACGATCGCGCAGGGGCTTGATCTAACCAGGCGGCCCGATGCCGCGGCATATCGACCGATCTTCATCGCCCTGGCGGCGCAGGCGGCGTTCGAGCGCGGCCAGATCGCCCGCGCGCGCGATCTGATCGAGCAGCGCTTCGCTGGCACCGATCTCGCCGCGACGATGCTTCCGGATCGTCCGGCGCACGACGTTGCCTATCGCATCTATACCCGGCTGGGGCTCAGCGATCGTGCCCTGCCGCATCTCGCGGCGCTCAAGCGGCTCGACGATCAGGCAACCGCAACCGTCCGTTCCACTACTGCCGCCATCGCCGGCGCGCGGTTCGATTTCGCCAACCAGGAGCTGCGCATTTCGCAGTTGAAGGCGGCCGACTTGCAAAAAAGCGTCGCCTTCGAACAGGCCCGGGTACGGACGCAACGCCTGATCTTCCTCGGGATTGCGGGCGCGACGGCACTGATCATCGCCTTGCTCGGCTTCGGCCTGTTCACGTTGCGGCGCAGCCGTGATGCGCTGGCCGTGTCGAACACCAAGCTTGGCAAGGCGCTGACGGCGAAGACCGAATTCCTCGCCACGACCAGTCACGAGATACGCACGCCGCTGAACGGCATACTCGGCATGACGCAGGTCATGCTCGCCGATCCAAAGACGGACAGTGCGACGCGTGATCGGCTATCGGTTGTTCACGGTGCCGGCGTGACGATGCGCGCGCTGGTCGACGATATTCTCGACGTCGCAAAGATGGAAACGGGAAAGATGACGATCGAGGAGGCGCCCGCTGACGTGCGCCGGACGATCGTCGAAGCGGCGCGGATGTGGGAGGACCAGGCGCGCGCCAAGGGCCTGTCCTTCACACTCGACCTTTCGGAAGGCCCCGCATGGGTGGTGACCGATCCGACGCGGCTGCGGCAGATCGTATTCAACCTTCTGTCGAACGCGGTGAAATTCACCGCCGCCGGCACGATCAACGTCAAGGGCACGATCGACGGCGATCGCTGGCGCCTGTCCGTTGCCGATACCGGCATCGGCATCGCACCCGATAAGCACGAACTCATTTTCGAGGCATTCCGGCAGGCGGACGCCGGAACGACGCGGCAGTTCGGTGGCACGGGGCTCGGCCTTTCGATCTGCCGCAACCTGTCGCGTGCGATGGGCGGCGACGTTTCGGTGACGAGCCGGGAAGGCGAGGGGGCGACCTTCGTTCTCGACCTGCCGCATCAGGCCGTCGTCGCGCCAAATGCGGCCCCGGCAGACGGTGCCGGCATCCTGGTGTTCGACCGCAATCCGATCACCCGCGCGATGTTCAAGGCCTTGTTCGGCCCCGTCGCGGGCAGCGTCACCTTTGCGGGTACCAGCGAGGAGATCGATAGCGCGCTGGGCGCTGCGGTGCCTTGCATCATCCTGTTCGACGACGCGACGCTGCGCGCTGTCGCCGATCCGACAGCGCTGATATCCGCGCTTGCGGCACGTTACGCGAACACAAGGATCGTCTTGCTCGGCCCGGCGCTGGGCGCCGCCGAGCGGGCGACGTTCGCCGCCGCCGGAATTGCCCGTTTCATCACTCGTCCGATTGGTAGAAACCTACTAGTCCAGGCCGTGTTTGGCGACGAACCGAGTGAGTCGCCGCTTGTGCACGAAGCGGCTTGA
- a CDS encoding metallophosphoesterase has protein sequence MDLLDDLLALIAVDDAARGPAQSGIVFLGDLVDRGAQSAAVVARVRTLCAERPDTRCLAGNHEEILLGAYDGDADMARLLLRVGGYETLLSYGLGLEEIDAASISELVALMQRDVPDADIAFLRALDDYIVEGDYLFVHAGIQPGVPIERQVTRDLRWIRDPFLNHVPNHANLVIHGHTITDAVDVRANRIGIDTGAYRTGRLTALGMELDRRWILDTVDRTAVPT, from the coding sequence TTGGATCTTCTCGACGATCTTCTCGCGCTGATCGCCGTCGATGATGCGGCGCGCGGGCCAGCCCAGTCGGGCATCGTGTTCCTCGGCGATCTGGTCGATCGCGGTGCGCAGTCAGCCGCAGTCGTCGCGCGCGTCCGCACCTTGTGTGCGGAGCGGCCCGACACGCGCTGCCTGGCCGGCAATCACGAGGAAATCCTGCTCGGCGCCTATGATGGCGACGCCGACATGGCGCGGCTGCTGTTGCGCGTCGGCGGCTACGAGACGCTGCTCAGCTACGGGCTCGGGCTCGAGGAGATCGACGCGGCCTCGATCTCAGAATTAGTCGCCCTGATGCAGCGTGACGTGCCCGATGCCGACATCGCGTTCCTGCGCGCGCTCGACGACTATATCGTCGAGGGCGACTATCTGTTCGTCCATGCCGGTATCCAGCCAGGCGTCCCGATCGAACGGCAGGTAACGCGCGATCTGCGCTGGATCCGCGACCCGTTCCTCAATCATGTCCCCAATCACGCCAACCTCGTCATCCACGGCCATACGATTACCGACGCGGTTGACGTGCGCGCAAATCGAATCGGAATCGATACCGGCGCCTACCGCACAGGCCGCCTCACAGCGCTTGGCATGGAACTGGATCGACGCTGGATACTTGATACGGTCGATCGGACGGCCGTTCCGACGTAA
- a CDS encoding EAL domain-containing protein: MSASGYNTIVAAPERRAGITPPKAAAYRPTWRFVVLAAIDNFAALRRHVGCARAETLVSDVTSRLSVEIPALRFALAGRDMIELTFEGDFAEEVDRTIDRLRRACEPPFDLDGEQHEIDVVFGAAIGRATQVDDVRLIEEAEAALAEARALRKPVTHDVTGPGGREARRLVDELRVAVDEDQLLLLYQPKINVRRQEVCSAEALLRWRHPERGLVLPGDFIAAAEDGGVIDLLTLWTIRRAIADQRRLQAGGHDLRIFINISGQLLADVAFVQAACRLVAEADAKLGFEVTETSVIRDPQSAIANLQRFADIGIVIAIDDYGAGLSSLAYLKQLPARELKIDKLFVTQLTSSNRDPLIVRSTIDLAHALEMEVVAEGVETHASLALLTVMGCDMVQGFLISRPIAIEALETFLDEDRHHQAPQDTRASFNRLATVWKRG, translated from the coding sequence ATGTCCGCTTCTGGCTACAACACCATCGTCGCCGCGCCCGAGCGCCGCGCCGGTATCACGCCGCCGAAAGCAGCGGCCTATCGCCCGACGTGGCGGTTCGTTGTGCTGGCCGCGATCGACAATTTCGCCGCGCTTCGACGGCACGTAGGCTGCGCTCGTGCCGAAACGCTGGTCAGCGATGTCACTAGTCGGCTGAGCGTAGAGATTCCCGCGCTGCGCTTCGCGCTGGCGGGGCGCGACATGATCGAGCTGACGTTCGAGGGTGATTTCGCGGAGGAGGTCGACCGTACGATCGACCGGCTACGTCGCGCGTGTGAACCACCGTTCGATCTCGACGGGGAGCAGCACGAGATTGACGTCGTCTTCGGTGCCGCGATCGGTCGCGCGACGCAGGTTGATGACGTGCGATTGATCGAGGAGGCCGAGGCAGCGCTGGCCGAGGCACGCGCGCTGCGCAAACCGGTAACGCATGACGTGACCGGACCGGGCGGGCGCGAGGCGCGCCGACTGGTCGATGAGTTGCGCGTCGCCGTCGACGAAGACCAGCTGCTGCTGCTCTATCAGCCCAAGATCAACGTTCGGCGGCAGGAGGTGTGCAGTGCCGAGGCGCTGCTCCGCTGGCGCCATCCCGAGCGCGGCCTGGTGCTGCCGGGTGATTTCATCGCCGCCGCCGAGGACGGCGGGGTAATCGACCTGTTGACCTTGTGGACGATTCGTCGCGCGATCGCCGATCAGCGACGGCTGCAGGCGGGCGGCCACGATCTGCGCATCTTTATCAATATCTCCGGCCAGCTGCTCGCTGACGTCGCGTTCGTCCAGGCTGCCTGCCGGCTGGTCGCGGAGGCCGATGCTAAGCTCGGGTTCGAGGTGACCGAAACCTCGGTGATCCGCGACCCGCAGTCCGCGATCGCCAATCTCCAGCGTTTCGCCGATATCGGCATCGTCATCGCGATCGACGATTATGGTGCCGGCCTCTCCAGCCTTGCCTATCTCAAGCAGTTGCCCGCGCGCGAACTGAAGATCGACAAGCTGTTCGTCACGCAATTGACCAGTTCAAATCGCGACCCGCTAATCGTCCGGTCGACGATCGATCTTGCGCATGCGCTGGAGATGGAGGTTGTTGCGGAAGGGGTGGAGACGCACGCGTCGCTCGCGCTGCTCACCGTGATGGGATGCGACATGGTGCAGGGGTTCCTGATCAGCCGGCCGATCGCGATCGAGGCTCTGGAAACGTTCCTCGACGAGGATCGTCATCATCAGGCGCCGCAGGACACACGTGCCTCGTTCAATCGACTGGCGACGGTCTGGAAGCGCGGGTGA